A genome region from Primulina eburnea isolate SZY01 chromosome 9, ASM2296580v1, whole genome shotgun sequence includes the following:
- the LOC140841262 gene encoding strychnine-11-hydroxylase-like produces the protein MGQGGATFDLSESTPPAEPIDYRSHICLHSKSTSDVSINLPELAHVSIIKSKQLSIYTEQKMSSEIFLLLFISFITILLLLKLTKKKRKLPLGPKKLPIIGNLHQLGKLPHRALIKLSKTYGDLMFLQLGSVPTLVVSSADMAREIFKKHDIIFSGRPVLYSLKRITYNLGTISVAPYGDYWREAKKIAVLELLSNKRVQSFAKVRDEEMTFMIDRVANSENPVDLSVLTFALSNNTVRRVAFGETSSAEEHEDFDERSGKYQHVFHDTQQLAAEFNVADYFPWLAWLNKFNGVDRRLKKNMEEVDIFLSKKMEEHRDPKRAQQDHEDIVDVLLRVQKEMEKEFTLTDVNLKGLLLGIFMAGTDSSSVTIVWAMAELMRNPEVLKKAQEEVRKVCKGQSKVEESDLPKLAYLRMVIKEAWRLHPPAPLWIPRETLEDCVIDNKYEIPAKTRVLFNAAAIGMDPKHWEKPERFWPERFLNNEIDFRGQHFELLPFGAGRRGCPGASFAIAVVELALANLLFRFDWELPKGMSPEDIDMEEATGVAMRKKIPLCLVATPAKLL, from the exons ATGGGTCAGGGAGGAGCCACATTTGATTTAAGTGAATCCACGCCACCAGCTGAGCCAATTGACTACAGAAGTCATATTTGTCTGCACAGTAAATCGACGTCTGACGTCTCTATAAATTTACCTGAGCTAGCTCATGTATCGATCATCAAATCAAAGCAGCTCTCTATCTACACCGAGCAGAAAATGAGTTCCGAAATTTTCTTGCTGCTTTTCATCAGTTTCATCACAATTTTATTGTTGTTAAAATTGacgaaaaagaaaagaaagctcCCACTTGGTCCGAAGAAGCTCCCGATTATAGGCAACCTTCACCAGCTTGGAAAGTTGCCTCATAGGGCTCTCATTAAATTGTCCAAAACATATGGAGACCTCATGTTCTTGCAGCTAGGATCCGTGCCGACCCTCGTCGTGTCATCGGCCGATATGGcacgagaaatctttaagaagcACGATATTATCTTTTCGGGGAGACCCGTCTTGTATTCTCTCAAGAGAATCACCTACAATTTAGGTACCATCTCCGTAGCACCGTATGGTGACTACTGGAGAGAAGCGAAGAAAATCGCTGTTCTGGAGCTGCTGTCAAACAAAAGGGTCCAATCTTTCGCAAAAGTACGTGATGAAGAGATGACCTTCATGATTGATCGTGTTGCTAATTCCGAAAACCCTGTGGATCTGAGCGTGCTCACGTTCGCTCTGTCGAATAATACCGTTCGTCGGGTGGCTTTCGGAGAGACTAGCAGTGCTGAAGAACATGAAGATTTCGATGAAAGGAGTGGCAAATATCAGCATGTGTTTCATGATACGCAGCAGTTGGCTGCTGAGTTCAACGTGGCTGATTATTTTCCATGGTTGGCTTGGCTAAACAAGTTCAATGGCGTAGACAGGagattgaaaaaaaatatggaGGAAGTGGACATCTTTTTGAGCAAAAAAATGGAAGAACACAGAGACCCGAAGAGAGCTCAACAAGATCACGAAGACATCGTCGATGTATTGCTTCGAGTTCAAAAGGAAATGGAGAAAGAATTTACTCTAACAGATGTAAATTTGAAGGGTCTTCTCTTG GGCATATTCATGGCTGGCACCGATAGTTCCTCGGTGACAATCGTATGGGCAATGGCAGAACTGATGAGAAATCCGGAAGTCCTCAAGAAAGCTCAAGAAGAAGTTAGGAAAGTATGCAAAGGACAGTCAAAAGTAGAAGAAAGCGATCTTCCAAAACTCGCATACCTAAGAATGGTGATCAAAGAGGCATGGAGACTCCATCCACCCGCCCCACTATGGATCCCAAGAGAAACATTAGAGGACTGCGTGATCGACAACAAATACGAAATCCCGGCAAAAACCAGAGTGCTGTTCAATGCAGCAGCAATCGGAATGGATCCGAAACACTGGGAGAAGCCAGAAAGATTCTGGCCGGAGCGGTTTCTGAATAACGAGATAGACTTCAGAGGACAACattttgagttgttacccttcggtGCTGGGAGAAGAGGTTGCCCTGGAGCCAGTTTTGCCATCGCGGTTGTGGAGCTGGCACTTGCGAATCTTTTGTTCCGCTTTGATTGGGAACTTCCCAAAGGGATGTCACCGGAGGATATTGATATGGAAGAAGCTACAGGGGTCGCAATGCGTAAGAAAATTCCACTCTGCTTGGTTGCTACACCAGCCAAGCTCCTTTGA